The Blattabacterium cuenoti genome includes a region encoding these proteins:
- a CDS encoding glycogen/starch synthase codes for MTGKRILYVSSDLFPFSSENTISLSVLKATKFMQSTGNDVRIFMPRFGVINERRHQLHEVIRLSGMNLVINDIDQPLLIKVASIPDARLQVYFIDNEEYFKRKAIDEDDNGIFFRDNDERALFFTKGVLETVKKLNWKPDIIHIYGWMSSFIPLYVKNLYKEDPMYKNVKIIASIYNKPFKGFLNKDIINKIKFDGIKSRKLKLLENPNYLNLIKLCMYFSDAIIKGDLFFPEEIEDYIKVTKLLVLKYYPVEEIETVYQQFYEETVLEKIN; via the coding sequence ATGACAGGTAAACGTATACTATATGTTTCTTCGGATTTATTCCCTTTTTCTTCAGAGAATACAATATCTTTATCGGTATTGAAAGCCACTAAGTTTATGCAATCAACAGGAAACGATGTTCGTATATTTATGCCTCGTTTTGGAGTGATTAATGAAAGGAGGCATCAATTACATGAAGTTATTCGTCTATCAGGTATGAATTTAGTGATTAATGATATAGATCAACCTTTATTAATAAAAGTAGCATCTATTCCTGATGCTAGATTACAAGTTTATTTTATAGATAATGAAGAATATTTTAAAAGAAAAGCAATTGATGAAGATGATAATGGAATCTTTTTTAGAGATAATGATGAGAGAGCTTTATTTTTTACAAAAGGAGTTTTAGAAACCGTAAAGAAACTAAATTGGAAACCTGATATAATACACATATATGGATGGATGAGTTCTTTTATTCCTTTATATGTTAAAAATCTTTACAAAGAAGATCCAATGTATAAAAATGTTAAAATTATTGCATCTATTTATAATAAACCTTTTAAAGGGTTTTTAAATAAAGATATTATTAATAAAATAAAATTTGATGGAATTAAATCTAGAAAGTTAAAATTGTTAGAAAATCCAAATTATTTGAATTTAATCAAATTATGTATGTATTTTTCTGATGCTATTATAAAAGGGGATCTTTTTTTTCCGGAAGAAATAGAAGATTATATTAAAGTAACTAAATTATTAGTGTTAAAGTATTATCCTGTAGAAGAAATAGAAACCGTTTATCAACAATTCTATGAAGAAACTGTTTTAGAAAAAATAAATTAA
- a CDS encoding superoxide dismutase: MSFKLPKLPYSYKDFEPYIDRKTMDIHYNKHHATYTNNLNKAISNTNMMNCSIKEILKRAHLESSIIRNNSGGFYNHNLFWEILIPHSQTEHTHPSRDFNEIIKKSFGSFDSFKDTFSKIAVNHFGSGWIWLCVKEEKLTICSTINQDNPMMYRTGCEGTPIFGLDVWEHAYYLQYQNRRLDYISSFWNIVNWTKVEKNYKENM; this comes from the coding sequence ATGTCATTTAAACTCCCAAAATTACCTTATTCTTACAAAGATTTTGAGCCTTATATAGATAGGAAAACCATGGACATTCATTATAATAAACATCATGCTACTTACACAAATAATTTAAACAAAGCTATTTCGAATACAAATATGATGAATTGTTCCATAAAAGAAATCTTAAAAAGAGCTCATCTTGAATCTTCAATCATTCGAAATAATAGTGGAGGTTTTTATAATCATAATCTTTTTTGGGAAATATTAATACCTCACTCTCAAACAGAACACACTCATCCAAGTAGAGATTTTAACGAAATTATTAAAAAAAGTTTTGGTTCTTTTGATTCCTTTAAAGATACCTTTTCAAAAATTGCAGTCAACCATTTTGGTTCTGGATGGATTTGGTTATGTGTAAAAGAAGAAAAATTAACAATTTGTTCTACAATAAATCAAGATAATCCTATGATGTATAGAACAGGTTGCGAAGGGACTCCTATATTTGGATTAGATGTATGGGAACATGCTTATTATTTACAATATCAAAATCGTCGTTTAGATTATATTTCTTCTTTTTGGAATATCGTAAATTGGACAAAAGTAGAAAAAAACTATAAAGAAAATATGTAA
- a CDS encoding RpiB/LacA/LacB family sugar-phosphate isomerase, translating into MLIAIGSDHTGVHCKYAINNFLIKKGYDIKDFGFSEYGKKVDYPDFIHPVAGFVNKGKAEFGIIICGSGNGAAMTANKYEKIRAALVWRKEIAILARKHNNANIISLPARFVDKNEMIEIVEIFLKTNFEGGRHKIRIKKISEILSSSVG; encoded by the coding sequence ATGTTAATAGCTATAGGTTCCGATCACACAGGTGTGCATTGTAAATATGCAATAAATAATTTTTTAATTAAAAAAGGATATGATATCAAAGATTTTGGGTTTTCAGAATATGGGAAAAAGGTTGATTATCCAGACTTTATTCATCCTGTAGCAGGATTTGTAAATAAAGGAAAAGCTGAATTCGGAATTATTATATGTGGAAGTGGAAATGGAGCTGCTATGACTGCGAATAAATATGAAAAAATTAGGGCAGCTTTAGTGTGGAGAAAAGAGATTGCTATCTTAGCAAGAAAACATAATAATGCTAATATTATCAGTTTGCCAGCACGTTTTGTAGATAAAAATGAAATGATAGAAATTGTAGAAATATTTTTGAAAACAAATTTTGAAGGAGGCAGACACAAAATAAGAATAAAAAAAATATCTGAAATCCTCAGTAGCTCAGTTGGTTAG
- the folB gene encoding dihydroneopterin aldolase — MGKIVLENIKLFGFHGCMPEEKYVGSHYTIHLEIEFDLYQASVSDDLSETINYVDLYHIVKEEMSINSKLIEHLARRIIQRIKEYKKPLIKYTKVKICKENPPIQGNIDRVCVILDH; from the coding sequence GTGGGAAAAATTGTATTAGAAAATATTAAATTATTTGGATTTCATGGATGTATGCCAGAAGAAAAATATGTTGGATCTCATTATACTATTCATCTAGAAATTGAGTTTGATCTTTATCAAGCATCTGTCAGTGATGATTTATCAGAAACTATTAATTATGTAGATTTATATCATATTGTAAAAGAAGAAATGAGTATCAACTCTAAATTAATAGAACATTTAGCGAGAAGAATAATTCAAAGAATAAAAGAATACAAAAAACCTTTAATCAAATATACAAAAGTTAAAATTTGCAAAGAAAATCCTCCTATACAAGGAAATATAGATAGAGTCTGTGTTATTTTGGATCATTAG
- a CDS encoding phosphoglycerate kinase, which yields MNDYDIMIEEIKTVYDFNFKNQTALIRVDFNVPINKYQKIIDDTRIISSIPTINKIISEKGKIVLISHFGRPKGIPSETYSLKFLVNFLSKKLKVPVNFHESCVGKTVIRKINELKTGEILLLENLRFYKEEEKEDEGFAYELSKLGDIYVNDAFGVVHRFHSSITILPKFFGKKKCIGILMKKEIQFLNKFLYGKGKKPITVLLGGSKISSKIEIIENIINFADYLLVGGGMSYPFIKIKGGMIGDSIIEKNQIIEKTLRRIFDKYHNKINVIHLPKDVIIADSFKNEANKKIANIHSIPEGWMGLDIGPCSIKNFEKIIKKSKTILWNGPVGVFEFPNFSLGTKSMAKVIANATEKGSFSLVGGGDSIASLKMEKCEKKISYLSTGGGAMLDSLKNKILPGIKAMKQ from the coding sequence ATGAATGATTATGATATTATGATTGAGGAAATAAAAACTGTTTATGATTTTAATTTCAAAAATCAAACAGCTTTAATTAGAGTTGATTTTAACGTTCCTATAAACAAATATCAAAAAATAATAGACGATACGCGTATTATATCTAGTATTCCAACCATTAATAAAATTATTTCTGAAAAAGGAAAAATAGTGCTTATTTCTCATTTTGGTAGACCAAAAGGAATTCCTTCTGAAACTTATTCTTTAAAATTTTTGGTTAATTTTTTATCCAAAAAACTAAAAGTTCCCGTTAATTTTCACGAATCCTGTGTAGGAAAAACTGTAATAAGAAAAATCAATGAATTGAAAACTGGAGAAATTTTATTATTGGAAAATTTACGTTTTTATAAAGAAGAAGAAAAAGAAGATGAAGGTTTTGCTTATGAATTATCTAAATTAGGAGATATTTATGTTAATGATGCTTTTGGAGTCGTCCATCGTTTCCATAGTTCTATTACTATTCTTCCAAAATTTTTTGGGAAAAAGAAATGTATTGGCATTCTTATGAAGAAAGAAATTCAATTTTTGAATAAATTTTTATATGGAAAAGGAAAAAAACCTATCACTGTTTTATTAGGAGGTTCAAAAATTTCTTCTAAAATAGAAATTATTGAAAATATTATTAATTTTGCAGATTATCTCCTTGTAGGAGGGGGTATGTCTTATCCTTTTATCAAAATAAAAGGAGGAATGATAGGAGACTCTATAATTGAAAAAAATCAAATAATTGAAAAAACATTAAGAAGAATTTTTGATAAATACCATAATAAAATAAATGTTATACATCTACCGAAAGATGTAATAATTGCTGATTCATTTAAAAATGAAGCAAATAAAAAAATTGCAAATATTCATTCTATTCCAGAAGGATGGATGGGTTTAGATATAGGACCTTGTTCTATAAAAAACTTTGAAAAAATTATAAAAAAATCTAAAACCATTTTATGGAATGGTCCCGTAGGTGTTTTTGAATTTCCAAATTTTTCTTTAGGAACTAAGTCTATGGCAAAAGTAATAGCAAATGCAACTGAAAAAGGATCGTTCTCTTTAGTAGGAGGGGGAGACTCTATTGCCTCACTGAAAATGGAAAAATGTGAAAAAAAAATCAGTTATTTATCCACTGGAGGAGGGGCTATGTTAGATAGTTTAAAAAATAAAATTCTTCCAGGAATAAAAGCAATGAAACAATAA
- a CDS encoding uroporphyrinogen-III synthase, which yields MKINNILISQPLSVGSNTPYIKLSKNRNVNIDFRSFIEVKGASSSDVRKQKINFSDFTVVLFISKKSIDHYFRLAESMRFKVPISMKYVCQTKTIAYYLQKYIIYRKRKIYIGNKSFKDILPYIQKNYKEKFLLPSSDILKPEIPDMLNEQNIFWKRAILYKTTSSDLSDLKHVYYDILVFFSPAEIKSLFDNFPKFDQNNIKIATFGKNTLDAAYKAGLKIDIKVPTPEFPSMAMALEKYIKK from the coding sequence ATGAAGATAAATAATATTTTGATTTCACAACCTCTTAGTGTTGGTTCTAACACTCCATACATCAAACTTAGCAAAAATAGAAATGTTAATATTGATTTTAGATCTTTTATAGAAGTTAAAGGAGCATCATCTAGTGATGTGAGAAAACAGAAAATTAATTTTTCTGATTTTACCGTAGTCCTTTTTATTAGTAAAAAATCTATAGATCATTATTTTAGATTAGCTGAATCTATGCGTTTTAAAGTCCCTATTTCCATGAAATATGTTTGTCAAACAAAAACTATAGCATATTATTTGCAAAAATACATTATATATAGAAAAAGAAAAATTTACATTGGAAATAAATCATTTAAAGATATACTTCCTTACATTCAAAAAAATTATAAAGAAAAATTCCTTTTACCTTCTTCAGATATATTAAAACCAGAAATTCCTGATATGTTAAATGAACAAAATATTTTTTGGAAACGAGCTATTTTATATAAAACAACTTCTAGTGATCTATCTGATTTAAAACACGTGTATTATGATATTTTAGTTTTTTTTAGTCCAGCAGAAATCAAATCTTTATTTGATAATTTTCCTAAATTCGATCAAAATAACATAAAAATTGCTACTTTCGGAAAGAATACTTTGGATGCCGCTTATAAAGCGGGATTAAAAATCGATATAAAAGTTCCAACACCAGAATTCCCTTCTATGGCTATGGCTTTAGAAAAATATATTAAAAAATAA
- the rnr gene encoding ribonuclease R, with the protein MKKQIKKKHYNNLYTGFIHITNHGYAFIHINESQKDIFIPKNKTNRALEGDLVKVKFYNKKGIKIQGEVLKVIKRKTQQFIGILKINVQSNNKYGIVHNNNIHVDILIPIQRLKKYHHNDKVLVKITSWPKKYPNPFGKIVKGFGSSGEYKTEIFSLLEEYGISHTFSKKIENEAKKIFSKSILDINLRRDMRKVNTFTIDPLDAKDFDDALSIRKLNYDTWEIGVHISDVSHYIKEGSLLDQEAYSRATSIYFVGKVIPMLPQILSNDLCSLQPKKDKLSFSYIFNINRKGEILKNWFGKTIIRSNRKFTYDEVQSIIEQKKGDYYEDIYTLFLFSKILIQNRLKHGGFYLEKVEVKFHLDKNNDPISLHLEKNNDAHRLIEEFMLLTNRKISEFVSLNLDGNPSNNLYIYRIHDVPDFQKIFLLKKIIEPLGYFLDMKNIKNSINHLLKKIKGKPEQNMIENLILRSMSKAKYSTKNIGHYGLSFIYYTHFTSPIRRYSDIIAHRLLYHYLNNKEYKLKTIEFYEKQSGHCSYKERIAIDIEREFLKYMQVKYIRKFIGKEFDGVITGFTDWSVYIDLLLFQTEGMVRLRDIKEDSYVLNSNNYSIIGEKKRKIYNLGDKVKVKLIDANIEKKQITLDWIENI; encoded by the coding sequence ATGAAAAAACAAATAAAAAAGAAACATTATAATAATTTGTATACAGGATTTATTCATATTACTAATCATGGATATGCATTTATTCATATTAATGAATCTCAAAAGGATATTTTTATTCCAAAAAATAAAACAAACCGAGCATTGGAAGGAGATTTAGTAAAAGTTAAATTCTACAATAAAAAAGGAATAAAAATACAGGGAGAAGTATTAAAAGTAATTAAAAGAAAAACTCAACAATTTATTGGAATATTGAAAATTAACGTTCAATCTAATAATAAATATGGAATAGTACATAATAATAATATTCATGTAGATATTTTAATTCCAATACAAAGATTGAAAAAATATCATCATAATGATAAAGTATTAGTAAAAATTACGTCATGGCCTAAAAAATATCCAAATCCTTTTGGAAAAATAGTTAAAGGATTTGGATCTTCTGGAGAATATAAAACAGAAATTTTTTCTTTACTAGAAGAGTATGGAATATCTCATACATTTTCTAAAAAAATTGAAAATGAAGCTAAAAAAATTTTTTCAAAATCAATTTTGGATATCAACCTCAGAAGAGATATGCGAAAAGTTAATACATTTACTATAGATCCTTTAGATGCAAAAGATTTTGATGATGCTCTTTCTATTAGAAAATTAAATTATGATACATGGGAAATAGGAGTACATATATCTGATGTTTCTCATTATATAAAAGAAGGAAGTTTATTAGATCAAGAAGCATATTCACGTGCGACTTCTATTTATTTTGTAGGAAAAGTTATTCCTATGCTTCCTCAAATATTATCTAATGATCTTTGTTCATTACAACCAAAAAAAGATAAATTAAGTTTTTCTTATATTTTCAATATCAATCGAAAAGGAGAAATATTGAAAAACTGGTTTGGAAAAACTATAATACGGTCTAATAGAAAATTTACATATGATGAGGTTCAATCTATTATTGAACAAAAAAAAGGAGATTATTACGAGGATATTTACACATTATTTTTATTTTCTAAAATATTAATTCAAAATCGATTAAAACATGGTGGATTTTATTTAGAAAAAGTGGAAGTTAAATTTCATTTAGATAAAAACAATGATCCAATATCATTACACTTAGAAAAAAACAATGATGCTCATCGTTTAATTGAAGAATTTATGTTATTGACTAATAGAAAAATTTCAGAGTTTGTTAGTTTGAATTTAGATGGAAATCCTTCTAACAATCTTTATATTTACAGAATACATGATGTACCTGATTTTCAAAAAATTTTTTTACTCAAAAAAATTATAGAACCTTTAGGTTATTTTTTAGATATGAAAAATATAAAAAATTCTATCAATCATTTATTAAAAAAAATTAAAGGAAAACCAGAACAAAATATGATTGAAAATTTGATTCTTCGTTCTATGAGTAAAGCTAAATATTCCACAAAAAATATAGGACATTATGGATTATCTTTTATATATTACACTCATTTTACATCTCCCATAAGAAGATATTCGGATATCATAGCACATCGTTTATTATATCATTATTTAAATAATAAAGAATATAAACTTAAAACAATAGAATTTTATGAAAAGCAGTCTGGTCATTGTAGTTATAAAGAAAGAATAGCTATAGATATAGAAAGGGAATTTTTAAAATATATGCAGGTTAAATATATAAGAAAATTTATAGGAAAAGAATTTGATGGTGTTATTACAGGATTTACTGATTGGAGTGTTTATATTGATTTATTATTATTTCAAACAGAAGGAATGGTACGATTACGTGATATTAAAGAAGATTCTTATGTACTAAATTCAAATAATTATAGTATAATAGGGGAAAAAAAAAGAAAAATTTATAATCTAGGAGATAAAGTGAAAGTAAAACTTATAGATGCTAACATAGAAAAAAAACAAATTACTTTAGATTGGATCGAAAATATATAA
- the glmS gene encoding glutamine--fructose-6-phosphate transaminase (isomerizing) → MCGIIGYLGHKKAYPILISGLKKLEYRGYDSSGIAVFSKNGYSLYKTKGRVHELEKKISSSKIEIKGTTGIGHTRWATHGIPDDVNAHPHVSNSNELIMIHNGIIENYYAIKIILLKNGFTFKSKTDTEVLVNLIEYIKKENKLSLEEAVRISLNEIVGAYSIAIVEKSHPETIVIAKLGSPLSLGIKNKEFFVSSDPISFINYTKNVIYLKDGEMAILKKGKKLDLRKILDNHKLNPIIKKLKINLKEIEKGKYKYFMLKEIYEQPKTILDTLRGRLLVPEKIICINGIESNKDIFLNAKSITIVACGTSWHASLIGEYLLEEFARVPVEVEYASEFRYRNPIIGKKDVIIVISQSGETADTLAALKLAKQKGAFVFGICNVAGSSIARHVDAGAYTHAGPEIGVASTKSFTAQITVLFLLALIIGKYRSTINDYRYKFLCEELGSISKKVDFTLKMDDSIKKISQIYYNVNNFLYLGRGINFPVALEGALKLKEISYIHAEGYPAAEMKHGPIALIDENMPVVIIATKEGCYDKIIGNIQEIKARKGKVIAIINEGDIQVNLLADHVIKIPNISEELSPLITVIPLQLLAYQIAYTRGKNVDQPRNLAKSVTVE, encoded by the coding sequence ATGTGTGGTATAATTGGTTATTTGGGTCATAAAAAAGCTTATCCTATTCTAATTAGTGGATTAAAAAAATTGGAATATAGAGGATATGATAGTTCTGGTATTGCTGTTTTTTCTAAAAATGGATATAGTTTGTACAAAACTAAAGGAAGAGTTCATGAGTTGGAAAAAAAAATTTCTTCTTCTAAAATAGAAATCAAAGGAACAACTGGAATAGGTCATACAAGATGGGCTACTCACGGAATTCCTGATGATGTTAATGCTCATCCTCATGTTTCAAACTCCAATGAACTGATTATGATTCATAATGGAATTATAGAAAATTATTATGCTATTAAAATTATTTTGTTAAAAAATGGATTTACTTTTAAAAGCAAAACAGATACAGAGGTTCTTGTTAATTTGATTGAATATATCAAAAAAGAAAATAAATTATCTTTAGAAGAAGCTGTAAGAATTTCTTTAAATGAAATTGTGGGTGCTTATTCTATCGCTATAGTAGAAAAATCTCACCCTGAAACAATTGTTATTGCAAAGTTAGGAAGTCCTTTATCTTTAGGAATTAAAAATAAAGAATTTTTTGTGTCATCTGATCCTATTTCTTTTATCAACTATACAAAAAATGTTATTTATTTAAAGGATGGAGAAATGGCTATTCTTAAAAAAGGGAAAAAATTAGATCTTAGAAAGATTCTAGATAATCATAAATTGAATCCAATTATTAAAAAACTTAAAATCAATTTAAAAGAAATTGAAAAAGGAAAATACAAATATTTTATGTTGAAAGAGATATATGAACAACCTAAAACAATATTAGATACTTTACGAGGTAGATTGTTAGTTCCGGAAAAAATTATTTGTATCAATGGAATTGAATCTAATAAAGATATTTTTTTAAATGCAAAATCTATAACTATAGTAGCATGTGGAACTTCGTGGCATGCCAGTTTAATTGGAGAATATTTATTAGAAGAGTTTGCTCGTGTTCCAGTCGAAGTTGAATATGCCTCTGAATTTCGGTATAGAAATCCTATCATAGGAAAAAAAGATGTTATTATTGTAATTTCTCAATCAGGAGAAACTGCTGATACTTTAGCTGCTTTAAAATTAGCAAAACAAAAAGGAGCTTTTGTATTTGGAATTTGCAATGTAGCAGGATCATCTATTGCACGACATGTAGATGCTGGAGCTTATACACACGCAGGACCTGAAATTGGAGTCGCTTCTACAAAATCTTTTACAGCACAAATTACAGTTCTCTTTTTATTAGCTTTAATTATAGGAAAATATAGATCAACAATTAATGACTATCGTTATAAATTTTTATGTGAAGAACTTGGATCAATTTCAAAAAAAGTCGATTTTACTTTGAAAATGGATGATTCTATAAAAAAAATATCTCAAATATATTATAATGTAAACAATTTTCTTTATTTAGGTAGAGGAATTAATTTTCCAGTTGCTTTAGAAGGAGCTTTAAAATTGAAAGAAATATCCTACATTCATGCAGAAGGTTATCCTGCCGCAGAAATGAAACATGGTCCTATAGCCTTAATTGATGAAAATATGCCAGTAGTTATTATTGCTACAAAAGAAGGATGTTATGATAAAATTATTGGAAACATTCAAGAAATTAAAGCTAGAAAAGGTAAAGTTATAGCCATAATTAATGAAGGAGATATTCAAGTTAATCTATTAGCAGATCATGTGATAAAAATACCGAATATTTCTGAGGAACTTAGTCCGTTAATAACTGTTATTCCACTTCAATTATTAGCTTATCAAATTGCTTACACACGAGGAAAAAATGTAGACCAACCAAGGAATTTAGCAAAGTCAGTAACAGTGGAGTAG